A segment of the Pirellulales bacterium genome:
GATCGCTTGGCTGCACAACTTCCGCCGACTCGTCGTCCGCTACGACTACTACAGCAACGTTTACCAAGCCTTTATCCTCTTGGCCTGCATCAACATCTGCTTACGCAAGTTTTGAAACCGGTTCTAGCAAGGAGCTGAAATGACAGCAACCGGCAGCCACCTTGTGGCTTTGCTCGTGGGCGTCGTCTCTATTGCAGTCGCAACTCCACAACGTGCAGATAGGCTCCAATACGGGTACAATACATTTGTGATTTTTCAGAATCCGATGCTAGGGCTATGGCACAACGGAGATGGGGATCTTCCGCCCGGAAAAATCATGCCGCCGAAACTGGACGTCACGACTAGCACAAACTGGGGCGGATATACATCCGAATGGCGAATCACAAATGGCAAACTGCTGCTACAATCAGTAAGCGGACACATCGATGGAAAGGAAATCAGGGACGATGCGCTCTTGCCCGGCAGGAAGTTTCCTGTCGTCGCCACTTGGTACACTGGAAAAATTCACCTTCCGGTTGGTGAGTGCAATGGCGACACGCAAGAGTACGAGTCGGTTATTGTCTTTGATATTGACAAGGGTATCGTGAAGTCAAAGTCCTACTTCCCATCTTTACGTCCTTCGCAGTCATGGAACGGGCTGTGATTGTAAAGGCATCAGCAGCGCACCCGCACAGCGCCGTCGACCACAGCGCCTACTAAAATCGTTGCTGGTCTGCCAACGCCCTCTAAAATAATGCTTCGCCTATTCCCATGGCTTTTTGGGACTGGCCGGCGGCCTAGTTTGTCAATGGTGATTAATTGTGCATAGCCCTCCCTCCGGGGTGCTATCGCGCGTGTCGCGCTAACCGCGAGCGCCGCCATAAATCAGGGTCATCACCTCGGAGCGGCTGGAGAGATTGGACCGGAAAAGGCCGCGCATCGAGGAGGTGACGCAGAGACTGCCCGGCTTGCGAATGCCACGGACGGTCATGCAGGTATGGGTGGCCTCGATGACTACTGCCACCCCTTTGACCTGGAGTTCTTGTTCCAAGAGGTCGGCGATGGTCTCGGTCATGCGCTCTTGGACCTGGGGTCGCTTGGAGACTACCTCAACCACGCGGGCCAACTTGCTCAGGCCCACCACGCGGCCGTTGGGGACATAGCCGATATGCGCGTGTCCCATAAATGGGAGCAGATGATGCTCGCAAGTGCTGTTGAAGCTGATGTCGCGCACCAGCACCACTTCGTCATATTTCTCAGTAAAGAATTTTTGCAGATGCTCGCGCGGGTCTTGATGCAGCCCGGCAAAGACCTCGGCGTACATGCGCGCGACGCGGGCCGGCGTTTCGCGCAGCCCCTCGCGATCGGGATCTTCGCCGACGGCGGCCAGAATCTCGCGCACGGCGCGTTGAATCCTCGGCAGGTCGACCGGAGAAGTCGGCGACGGGGGCGTATCGCCCGCCTCGTCGTCGAGGCTGCCATTGTCCACGGATCGGAATCGCTCGGTTGAACTCATTGCGGACCTGGAAAGTCTTTCTGGGAAAGGCCGCGACCTGCGCGCCGCGCGGCACGGTCGCTCTGCCAGCCACCTCCACTTTAGCCGCCTGGCTTGGGCCGACAACCCGCCCGCAAGTTGACTGGGGACCAAAACAGGCGTGGCTAACCCTTGGCGCCGCGCCGCGAGCCGCGCGGTTCGCATA
Coding sequences within it:
- the folE gene encoding GTP cyclohydrolase I FolE; its protein translation is MSSTERFRSVDNGSLDDEAGDTPPSPTSPVDLPRIQRAVREILAAVGEDPDREGLRETPARVARMYAEVFAGLHQDPREHLQKFFTEKYDEVVLVRDISFNSTCEHHLLPFMGHAHIGYVPNGRVVGLSKLARVVEVVSKRPQVQERMTETIADLLEQELQVKGVAVVIEATHTCMTVRGIRKPGSLCVTSSMRGLFRSNLSSRSEVMTLIYGGARG